Proteins from a genomic interval of Pseudodesulfovibrio nedwellii:
- the hypF gene encoding carbamoyltransferase HypF — protein sequence MTLMRQKFTITGQVQGVGFRPFVYRTALDNNVSGTVNNSSAGVLIEIQGTLKQVTGFSEDLAEKLPPLAKIITLDFEELPVVDDEKDFTILKSTGGKGHSVLISADVATCQDCLNDMIDPTNRRYRYPFTNCTNCGPRYTITRSIPYDRPQTSMACFPLCNDCLEEYEDPLNRRFHAQPNACPDCGPTVWLTDGECSTIAEGDEALKQLAIELAKGKIAAIKGLGGFHLVCDAMADEAVTTLRQRKHRPDKPLAVMIPTMTHARQLADIIPAEEKWLTGLHRPIVLAAKHEPFPLAEQVAPDTNFVGIMLPYTPLHHILLNDFAAATPHDIPALVMTSGNMSSEPICLGNKEAFKRLHDIADIFLFHNRDILIRTDDSVVRVNPATDNPIFMRRARGFVPAPVFIPEKGPTVLGMGPELKCTMTLTKGDQAFTSQHIGNMSNLETLEFHKEIRTHLQDILQVKPKLIVRDLHPDYMTSTLAEDIGKELDIPVATLQHHYAHIYANLAENKHTSPAIGLALDGTGYGEDGTIWGGECLMVIPEELEHQRLAHFSHIRLPGGEAAVKEPWRIAQAALWKLGIKESGKYQWPWLTNFETQSRFLPQILEKAINAPETSSCGRLFDGVAALCGLVDIISYEGQAAILLEKAQDMSETGTYPCPLQSDDPVSLNTLSLVQAVLEDLENKVPVSIIARRFHRGLINGLTEMAYSFSMVLDIHHVALSGGVMQNLTLATELPQALENVGLIPLIHRQLPPNDGCISLGQAVWGQRKLLLKS from the coding sequence ATGACTCTCATGCGGCAGAAGTTTACCATCACCGGGCAAGTACAAGGCGTCGGATTCCGACCCTTCGTCTACCGAACCGCTTTGGACAACAACGTCTCGGGCACGGTCAACAATTCTTCCGCGGGTGTTCTCATCGAAATTCAAGGAACCCTGAAACAAGTCACTGGCTTCTCAGAAGATCTGGCTGAAAAGCTACCGCCATTAGCCAAAATCATCACTCTGGATTTTGAAGAATTGCCTGTCGTGGACGACGAAAAGGATTTCACCATCCTCAAATCCACTGGTGGGAAGGGACATTCTGTTCTCATCAGTGCAGACGTTGCTACTTGCCAGGACTGTCTGAATGACATGATTGATCCGACCAACCGTCGATACAGATACCCGTTCACCAACTGCACCAACTGCGGTCCTCGTTACACCATCACTCGATCAATACCGTATGACCGTCCTCAGACCTCCATGGCCTGCTTCCCACTCTGCAATGATTGTCTGGAAGAATACGAAGACCCACTCAACCGCCGATTCCATGCGCAGCCAAATGCCTGTCCTGATTGCGGCCCCACGGTCTGGCTCACAGATGGAGAATGTTCGACCATTGCTGAAGGCGACGAAGCGCTTAAGCAACTTGCTATTGAACTTGCCAAAGGAAAGATAGCGGCGATCAAAGGACTTGGCGGCTTCCATCTCGTCTGCGATGCCATGGCAGACGAAGCCGTGACGACATTGCGCCAACGCAAACACCGCCCGGACAAACCGCTGGCCGTCATGATCCCGACCATGACTCACGCTCGCCAATTGGCCGACATCATTCCGGCAGAAGAAAAATGGCTGACCGGATTGCATCGCCCCATTGTGCTCGCCGCCAAACACGAACCGTTTCCACTGGCAGAACAGGTTGCACCCGACACAAATTTCGTGGGGATAATGCTTCCCTACACTCCGCTGCACCACATCCTGCTGAATGATTTTGCCGCCGCCACACCGCACGACATTCCGGCTCTGGTCATGACCTCCGGCAACATGAGTTCCGAACCCATTTGTTTGGGCAACAAAGAAGCCTTTAAACGACTCCACGATATTGCGGATATTTTTCTCTTTCACAACCGGGACATTCTTATTCGCACAGACGACTCCGTGGTCCGCGTGAACCCTGCCACCGACAATCCCATTTTCATGCGCCGCGCACGTGGATTCGTCCCTGCACCCGTCTTTATCCCGGAAAAAGGTCCGACCGTTTTAGGCATGGGGCCTGAACTAAAATGTACCATGACCCTGACCAAGGGAGATCAAGCTTTCACCAGTCAGCACATCGGCAACATGTCCAATCTGGAAACACTGGAATTCCACAAGGAAATCCGGACCCATTTACAAGATATCCTTCAGGTTAAACCGAAGCTGATCGTCCGAGACCTGCACCCGGATTACATGACATCCACTCTGGCCGAGGACATCGGCAAGGAACTGGACATTCCCGTAGCGACGTTACAACACCACTACGCTCATATATATGCCAATCTTGCCGAGAACAAACACACTAGCCCCGCCATCGGGCTGGCCCTCGACGGCACAGGCTACGGTGAAGACGGCACCATCTGGGGCGGCGAATGTCTCATGGTCATACCCGAAGAACTAGAACATCAACGACTGGCCCACTTTTCCCACATCCGACTACCCGGCGGAGAGGCAGCAGTCAAAGAACCATGGCGTATAGCTCAGGCCGCACTCTGGAAACTTGGCATCAAGGAATCAGGGAAATACCAATGGCCATGGCTCACAAATTTTGAAACCCAAAGTCGATTCCTGCCGCAAATTCTGGAAAAGGCCATCAATGCACCAGAAACATCCAGTTGCGGGCGGTTATTTGACGGCGTGGCTGCGCTTTGTGGACTGGTCGACATCATCAGTTATGAAGGGCAAGCCGCCATCCTGCTAGAAAAAGCGCAGGATATGTCTGAAACCGGAACATATCCTTGTCCGCTCCAATCCGACGACCCCGTTTCCTTGAACACACTTTCTCTGGTACAAGCTGTATTGGAAGATCTGGAAAACAAGGTGCCTGTTTCCATTATCGCCCGCCGATTCCACCGAGGGCTGATTAACGGCCTGACAGAAATGGCTTATTCTTTTTCCATGGTGCTGGATATCCATCACGTGGCCCTGTCCGGTGGCGTCATGCAAAACCTGACGCTCGCCACAGAATTGCCGCAGGCCCTTGAAAATGTAGGGTTGATTCCATTAATACACCGCCAACTTCCACCCAATGACGGATGTATTTCCTTAGGTCAGGCGGTCTGGGGGCAAAGGAAACTACTCCTCAAATCATAA
- a CDS encoding cold-shock protein, translating into MRCEGEVTWFNEQKGFGFIVDEDGHDVFVHYTEIVRDGFQTLEPGEYVTFGLIDEETGPKAVDVRLKNDGSPSTLL; encoded by the coding sequence GTGCGGTGTGAAGGCGAAGTGACTTGGTTTAACGAACAGAAAGGGTTTGGATTCATTGTCGATGAAGACGGACATGATGTTTTTGTTCACTATACCGAAATAGTTCGTGATGGGTTTCAGACCTTGGAACCGGGCGAATATGTGACCTTTGGTCTGATCGACGAGGAAACCGGTCCCAAGGCGGTTGATGTCCGCCTTAAGAACGACGGCTCCCCGTCGACGTTACTTTAG
- a CDS encoding DUF362 domain-containing protein produces the protein MRPTVAIDHVHDYAPTPLKFAVDKVLTTSGLTISPGQRVLVKPNLVNGKNARHCTTHPAMVKAVCAWLLDHDALVTVADSPALGPAAYVAHNSGLTQVVGQLGLKVTSLKRAMPLELSHGGTIGLSQDALDADLILNMPKLKVHCQMVMTGAVKNLFGCVVGFRKAMAHNHLGHNRKIFRAMLMDVYAALPHCHHLMDGVHAMHKDGPINGEPFPLGLLSASTNGIAMDTAAYTVLGLTPDRIPLWDEALTRNISGANIQELDFPIAPPSGFDILGFTMSPERELSFAPSRVIKGRIRSLLKYFKKQ, from the coding sequence ATGCGTCCAACAGTTGCCATCGACCACGTCCACGACTATGCCCCCACGCCATTAAAATTTGCCGTGGACAAGGTGCTGACAACATCGGGTTTGACCATCTCTCCCGGCCAACGAGTGCTGGTCAAACCGAACTTGGTCAACGGAAAGAACGCTCGGCACTGCACCACCCATCCTGCAATGGTCAAAGCAGTCTGTGCATGGCTTCTCGATCACGACGCCCTTGTGACTGTGGCAGACTCCCCGGCACTCGGCCCTGCCGCATATGTAGCCCACAACTCAGGATTGACGCAGGTAGTCGGCCAACTTGGCCTCAAGGTCACGAGCTTGAAACGAGCGATGCCGCTGGAATTATCGCACGGCGGCACAATCGGTTTATCACAGGATGCGCTTGATGCAGATCTCATTCTCAACATGCCCAAGCTCAAGGTTCATTGCCAAATGGTCATGACTGGTGCGGTCAAGAATCTGTTCGGTTGCGTGGTGGGATTCCGCAAGGCCATGGCTCACAATCACCTCGGGCATAACCGTAAAATATTCCGCGCCATGCTCATGGATGTATACGCCGCCCTGCCTCATTGCCATCATCTCATGGATGGAGTCCACGCCATGCACAAAGATGGCCCCATTAACGGCGAACCGTTCCCACTCGGTCTACTGAGCGCATCTACGAACGGCATTGCCATGGACACAGCTGCCTATACCGTACTGGGTTTGACGCCAGACCGTATCCCGCTCTGGGACGAAGCTTTGACTCGCAATATTTCCGGCGCAAACATACAGGAACTCGACTTCCCGATTGCCCCCCCCTCTGGATTCGACATTCTCGGTTTCACCATGTCGCCGGAGCGCGAACTTTCCTTCGCACCCTCTCGAGTTATCAAAGGCAGAATTCGCAGTTTGTTGAAGTATTTCAAAAAACAGTGA
- a CDS encoding ABC transporter ATP-binding protein, which yields MHTLISLTNVIVTREGKTLLGPLSWHLERGRHVAVTGFNGAGKTTFLRLVRGELLPDSGGERVYDFGQGEQRSVLGLRQRIGMVSTDMQDFYGLHTPHVTGRNVILAGFFDTPILYDVPTPEQEASADEIIDLFNILDLAESPLGTLSTGQVRKLLVARGLVPKPDVLLLDECLDGLDTQSRGEVLQMLNKAGERTTLVCVAHRAGDLPECIAHAIILDRGIIISEGGRDEALLALQASAPDLVACDLPVTASDSNMEYLLRMEHVSVVQDGSRILHSIDWEILPGENWMVVGANGAGKSTLLKLIMSEIAPYADDEEGVGVIQRLGGMTMDEARPLIGVVSPDLQANYARELGWEVTAEETVMSGYRGSVGMLDEPTGQEKLGAAQWLEMVGLTGFESRRLRHMSYGQQRRVFLARAMAPGPKLLLLDEPLSGLDSGSRAFMRDIIQRLAESGTPLVLVTHHADDRVPALNRVLMLKQGRLRFSGLRAEYGIG from the coding sequence ATGCATACTTTGATTTCATTGACCAATGTGATTGTGACCCGTGAAGGCAAAACCCTTCTCGGTCCGTTGTCGTGGCACCTTGAGCGTGGTCGCCATGTGGCTGTAACCGGTTTTAATGGAGCCGGAAAAACCACGTTTCTTCGTCTTGTGCGTGGTGAGTTGCTGCCGGATTCGGGCGGTGAACGAGTCTATGACTTCGGGCAGGGAGAACAGCGTTCCGTGCTTGGGTTGCGTCAGCGAATCGGCATGGTCTCGACGGATATGCAGGATTTTTATGGCTTGCATACGCCGCATGTTACAGGCCGGAATGTAATTCTGGCCGGATTTTTTGATACCCCGATTCTTTATGATGTGCCGACTCCTGAACAGGAGGCCTCGGCTGATGAAATCATTGATCTTTTTAATATTCTTGATTTGGCGGAGAGTCCGTTAGGAACACTTTCCACAGGTCAGGTGCGTAAACTGCTTGTGGCTAGAGGATTGGTGCCCAAGCCTGATGTCTTGCTGCTGGATGAATGTCTGGACGGTTTGGATACACAGTCTCGTGGCGAAGTGCTTCAAATGCTCAATAAAGCTGGGGAGCGGACCACGTTGGTGTGTGTCGCGCACCGAGCTGGAGACTTGCCGGAGTGCATTGCGCACGCCATAATTCTTGATCGGGGTATAATCATATCGGAAGGCGGCAGGGATGAAGCCTTGTTGGCATTGCAGGCCAGTGCACCGGATCTTGTGGCTTGTGATTTGCCTGTGACAGCTTCCGATTCGAATATGGAATATCTTCTGCGTATGGAACATGTTTCGGTGGTACAGGACGGATCACGTATCCTACATTCCATTGACTGGGAGATATTGCCCGGTGAGAATTGGATGGTGGTCGGTGCAAATGGTGCAGGGAAATCCACGTTGCTCAAATTGATCATGAGTGAGATTGCGCCATATGCAGATGATGAAGAGGGTGTGGGCGTGATTCAGCGGTTGGGCGGCATGACCATGGATGAGGCGCGTCCCTTGATTGGTGTTGTGTCGCCGGACCTTCAGGCTAACTATGCGCGTGAACTGGGGTGGGAGGTGACGGCGGAAGAAACTGTCATGTCCGGTTATCGTGGGAGCGTGGGGATGTTGGACGAACCGACGGGTCAAGAAAAGCTCGGGGCGGCACAGTGGCTCGAAATGGTTGGGCTGACTGGATTTGAGTCTCGGCGATTGCGTCATATGTCATATGGTCAACAGAGAAGAGTCTTTTTGGCACGAGCAATGGCTCCGGGGCCGAAGCTGCTATTGCTGGATGAGCCTTTATCAGGGTTGGACAGCGGCTCTCGCGCATTTATGAGAGATATTATTCAACGGCTGGCAGAGTCTGGGACCCCTCTTGTCCTTGTTACGCATCATGCTGATGACAGGGTGCCAGCTCTTAATCGCGTGTTGATGTTGAAGCAAGGCCGGTTGCGGTTTAGTGGACTGCGTGCTGAATACGGCATAGGATAA
- a CDS encoding ferredoxin produces MGYTITIDTDKCTGDGECVDVCPVEVYELQDGKAVAVNEDECLGCESCVEVCESDAITIEEN; encoded by the coding sequence ATGGGCTACACTATTACTATCGACACTGACAAGTGCACCGGCGACGGCGAATGCGTAGACGTTTGCCCCGTTGAAGTTTACGAACTTCAGGACGGCAAAGCCGTTGCAGTTAACGAAGACGAATGTCTCGGTTGTGAGTCCTGCGTTGAGGTTTGCGAATCCGACGCTATCACCATCGAAGAGAACTAG
- a CDS encoding YkgJ family cysteine cluster protein, whose translation MALDFTEYFEKYEAVVAEVDAVFKKFENEMSDLVKCGKGCSDCCYALFDVTLVEAMYINTKFNEKFSGLERSIIMTRADQADRQIHKLKRKVYKASQAGQPTNDILLEVAKARVRCPMLDDNDLCSIYENRPITCRLYGVPTSIGGVAHTCNKTGFKGGEKYPTVNMDIVLDKLLAIGKDLQEGIGSRFKELSEMLLPLSMALVTEYDEHYLGVGDRVNLTIPKERVDELEQTAPKVVPEEIVAPDAPKSEACSTCTQSKSACETCGESIVLGGGGKE comes from the coding sequence ATGGCGCTTGATTTTACCGAGTATTTTGAAAAGTACGAAGCCGTTGTGGCCGAGGTTGATGCCGTTTTCAAGAAGTTCGAAAACGAAATGAGTGACTTGGTTAAATGTGGCAAGGGTTGCAGTGACTGTTGTTACGCCCTGTTTGATGTCACATTGGTTGAAGCCATGTATATCAACACCAAGTTCAACGAAAAATTTTCCGGTCTGGAACGGTCTATCATTATGACTCGTGCCGATCAGGCCGATCGCCAGATTCATAAGCTCAAGCGTAAAGTTTATAAAGCGAGCCAGGCCGGGCAGCCCACGAATGATATTTTATTGGAAGTAGCCAAGGCTCGTGTGCGTTGTCCCATGCTGGATGACAACGACCTGTGCTCCATCTATGAAAATCGTCCCATAACCTGTCGATTGTACGGTGTGCCCACCTCTATTGGCGGCGTGGCTCATACCTGTAACAAGACTGGTTTTAAGGGTGGCGAGAAATACCCCACAGTTAATATGGATATCGTCCTCGACAAATTGCTCGCCATTGGCAAGGATTTGCAGGAAGGCATCGGCAGTCGGTTCAAGGAATTGAGCGAAATGCTGTTGCCGTTGTCCATGGCTCTCGTGACAGAGTACGACGAACATTATTTGGGTGTGGGCGATCGTGTGAATTTGACTATCCCCAAGGAGCGGGTTGATGAGTTGGAGCAGACCGCACCCAAGGTCGTTCCCGAAGAAATTGTCGCTCCCGATGCTCCCAAGTCCGAAGCGTGTTCAACATGTACTCAGTCCAAATCCGCTTGCGAGACCTGTGGTGAGTCCATCGTTCTCGGTGGCGGCGGGAAAGAATAA
- a CDS encoding DUF3298 and DUF4163 domain-containing protein: MHAIRTFSIAIMLILFTPALIMAGTKCTPLVLSEIHVAEETAGFIVDTRYPVLCAEAANRTIRDWVGHRLFDFKKFDPDHDLSEFPHKYEMTMNYSVWAAASERFASIKLDVEVYSGGAHPNHWPMTWVFDMTNGTTITLEELFTDMNTALPAVSSMCRAVLLRTLGPEIKDMIFSGTKSLEENFSRFILNDQGIVFIFPHYQVAPYSSGEQVVTIPYAHITEYFTPEINQKLGLALPPPTKDIVPDI; this comes from the coding sequence ATGCACGCCATCCGCACTTTTTCGATCGCGATCATGCTCATCCTGTTCACCCCGGCACTCATTATGGCTGGGACAAAATGCACCCCGCTTGTCCTGTCTGAAATCCATGTAGCGGAAGAGACCGCCGGTTTCATTGTGGACACCCGCTATCCTGTTCTCTGTGCAGAGGCCGCCAATCGCACCATCCGCGACTGGGTGGGACATCGCTTGTTCGATTTCAAAAAGTTCGATCCTGACCATGACCTGTCAGAATTCCCGCACAAATATGAAATGACCATGAACTACAGTGTCTGGGCGGCCGCTTCCGAACGATTCGCTTCGATTAAACTTGATGTTGAAGTCTATTCAGGTGGCGCCCACCCAAACCATTGGCCCATGACATGGGTCTTCGACATGACAAACGGCACGACCATCACACTAGAAGAACTTTTCACGGACATGAATACGGCACTCCCTGCTGTTTCCTCCATGTGCCGCGCCGTTCTGCTGCGGACACTTGGCCCGGAAATCAAGGACATGATCTTTTCCGGCACCAAATCGCTGGAAGAGAATTTTTCACGATTCATCCTCAACGACCAAGGCATAGTTTTTATCTTCCCGCATTATCAGGTGGCTCCCTATTCATCAGGCGAACAGGTGGTAACTATCCCGTATGCACATATTACGGAATACTTCACTCCTGAAATCAACCAGAAGCTCGGCCTCGCCCTTCCGCCACCAACCAAAGACATTGTTCCCGATATATGA
- a CDS encoding aminopeptidase — protein MFTQEELRKYAETLWWGLSTARTKPYQPGDFVLLRFDTDALPLAETMFELLVEKGINPVPRQNMTSNMELSFYGKGTEAQLTHIPAGDKEFVSNLNGLISLIAPSSLTHLQNVDPKRIGQAAVARKFMRDIMEKREQTGEFGWTLCIYPTKALAEAAGLSMDKFKSQVVKACFLDAENPPAKWAEIFEQSEKVKRWLNNLEIEHINVKTENTDLIVVPGKDRRWLGVSGHNIPSFEIFLSPDWRGTEGVYYADQPSFRSGNFVEGVKLTFEKGIAVKTEAKTGGEFVAKQLTLDEGANRLGEFSLTDRRFSKISEFMANTLFDENFGGDQGNCHVAVGASYADTYAGDQSTLDDAKKNILGFNDSALHWDLVNTEQKIVTATLKGGEELVIYKDGQFQHD, from the coding sequence ATGTTTACTCAAGAAGAACTCAGAAAATATGCTGAAACCCTGTGGTGGGGCCTCTCCACCGCTCGCACCAAACCATACCAACCCGGTGATTTCGTTCTGCTCCGTTTTGACACGGATGCACTCCCTCTGGCTGAAACCATGTTTGAACTGCTCGTGGAAAAAGGCATCAACCCTGTGCCACGTCAAAACATGACCTCCAATATGGAATTATCTTTCTATGGCAAAGGAACCGAAGCCCAGCTCACCCATATTCCGGCTGGTGACAAGGAATTCGTCAGCAACCTGAACGGATTGATTTCGCTCATTGCCCCGTCCTCCCTGACCCATTTGCAAAACGTGGACCCCAAAAGAATCGGCCAAGCCGCCGTAGCCCGCAAATTCATGCGCGATATCATGGAGAAACGTGAACAAACCGGTGAATTCGGGTGGACGCTCTGCATCTATCCGACCAAAGCTCTTGCCGAGGCAGCCGGGTTGTCCATGGACAAGTTCAAATCCCAGGTAGTCAAAGCCTGCTTCCTCGACGCTGAAAACCCACCTGCCAAATGGGCTGAAATCTTCGAGCAGTCTGAAAAGGTCAAAAGATGGCTCAACAATCTCGAGATTGAACACATCAACGTCAAAACCGAAAATACAGATCTCATTGTAGTTCCGGGCAAGGACAGACGTTGGCTCGGCGTATCCGGTCATAACATCCCCTCCTTCGAAATTTTCCTTTCCCCAGACTGGCGCGGCACCGAAGGAGTCTACTACGCCGACCAGCCTTCATTCCGGTCCGGCAACTTCGTGGAAGGCGTCAAATTAACCTTTGAAAAAGGTATTGCCGTCAAAACTGAAGCCAAAACCGGCGGTGAATTCGTTGCCAAACAGTTGACTCTGGATGAAGGAGCCAACCGGCTCGGCGAATTTTCCCTGACAGACCGCAGATTTTCCAAGATCAGCGAATTCATGGCGAACACGTTATTCGACGAAAACTTCGGCGGAGACCAAGGCAACTGCCATGTCGCAGTTGGGGCATCATACGCCGACACCTACGCAGGTGATCAGTCAACATTGGACGATGCCAAAAAAAACATACTCGGATTCAATGATTCCGCCCTCCATTGGGATTTGGTCAATACGGAACAAAAAATAGTCACAGCCACTCTCAAGGGCGGTGAAGAACTCGTCATCTACAAAGATGGCCAGTTCCAGCACGATTAA
- a CDS encoding RNA recognition motif domain-containing protein, with protein MSKNIYVGNLPWSATEDEVRAAFEAYGQVSSVKLIEDRETGRPRGFGFVEMDDDSGALEAIEALDGKDFGGRNIKVNEAKPRVERPRW; from the coding sequence ATGTCCAAGAACATCTACGTCGGCAATCTGCCCTGGTCCGCAACCGAAGACGAAGTCCGTGCTGCTTTCGAAGCATACGGTCAGGTTTCTTCTGTCAAATTGATCGAAGACCGTGAAACCGGTCGCCCCCGCGGCTTTGGTTTTGTCGAAATGGATGATGACTCCGGCGCTTTGGAAGCTATCGAAGCTCTGGACGGCAAGGATTTCGGCGGCCGTAACATCAAGGTCAACGAAGCAAAGCCCCGCGTGGAGCGTCCCCGCTGGTAG
- a CDS encoding YqaE/Pmp3 family membrane protein produces MELLRIIISVLIPPIGAFLKVGFGLQFWVNLLLTLLGYFPGLVHVIWLLSRK; encoded by the coding sequence GTGGAACTGCTTCGTATCATCATTTCCGTACTTATCCCGCCCATAGGCGCATTTTTGAAAGTCGGCTTTGGCCTACAATTCTGGGTGAACCTGTTGCTGACTCTCCTCGGATACTTCCCCGGCTTGGTGCATGTCATCTGGCTGTTATCCAGAAAATAA
- a CDS encoding molybdopterin biosynthesis protein — protein sequence MTKRNIYLETIAPEKAVRNAKEALDRKALMETETIPTHEAAGRVTAGPIFAKCSSPTFHAAAMDGIAIQAESTFAAREDEPVVLNHPDQFQFVNTGNPMPDGTNAVVMIENVVQKDEMTVLVDTPAFPWQHVRRIGEDIVATELLIPQNRELTPSDIGALLSAGIYEIEVREKVKVVFLPTGDEVLNFLDKPEPQAGQVIESNSQVFKAYADSWGVDASWSSPVPDNEETLRTAVMDGLKKGCHVVIVGAGSSAGSKDYSKRVFESIGSVLVHGISVMPGKPTLLAVTDERSGYPGRLLVGAPGYPVSAIVCHEKILGPIIHWLMGKALTDRHMADITLARKTPSKAGMREAIRLAAGRIGDKIVAAPLARGAGMITTMTKAQAVAYIPEEVEGVEQGDSLNAELLVPKDDLNRVLVHVGSHDNTIDLLANELMGLSVPMRLVSSHAGSMGGLTALKAGSALFAGTHLFDPETGDFNFPFLDRYLPDLDVTVVNLAIRHQGLIVGKGNPLGIQGVADLTREDVIFINRQRGAGTRILLDHHLKEASINPRDVQGYDNEEFTHMAVAVNILTGAASCGLGIFAAAKALDLDFVPLAHERYDLIIPTAYINDERIQTLIATIRKDEVKAKIQDLGGYETDLTGLEMAPGIGLG from the coding sequence ATGACAAAACGAAATATTTATTTAGAAACAATTGCGCCTGAAAAAGCGGTCAGGAACGCCAAGGAAGCATTGGACCGCAAGGCCCTGATGGAAACCGAAACGATCCCCACGCACGAGGCTGCCGGACGAGTCACTGCCGGGCCGATCTTCGCAAAATGCTCTTCTCCAACTTTTCACGCTGCGGCCATGGACGGCATCGCCATTCAGGCCGAATCGACATTCGCTGCCCGAGAAGATGAACCCGTGGTCTTGAACCACCCGGATCAATTCCAGTTCGTCAACACAGGCAACCCGATGCCTGACGGAACTAATGCGGTCGTCATGATCGAAAACGTCGTACAAAAAGATGAAATGACGGTCCTTGTCGATACTCCGGCTTTTCCGTGGCAACATGTCAGACGCATCGGAGAAGACATCGTTGCTACCGAACTGCTTATCCCACAAAATCGCGAGCTAACGCCTTCAGACATCGGTGCTCTGCTTTCAGCAGGTATTTATGAAATTGAGGTCAGGGAAAAGGTCAAGGTCGTCTTCCTGCCCACAGGCGATGAAGTGCTCAACTTTCTGGACAAACCCGAGCCACAGGCCGGACAGGTCATCGAATCAAACTCGCAGGTATTCAAGGCATATGCAGACTCGTGGGGCGTTGACGCATCATGGTCGTCCCCTGTCCCGGATAACGAAGAGACACTCCGCACCGCTGTCATGGATGGACTCAAAAAAGGTTGTCACGTCGTCATCGTCGGCGCTGGATCGAGCGCAGGCAGTAAGGATTATTCAAAACGGGTCTTCGAATCAATCGGATCGGTATTGGTCCACGGCATTTCCGTCATGCCGGGAAAACCGACCCTGCTCGCCGTGACAGACGAACGAAGTGGATACCCGGGACGTTTGCTTGTGGGCGCACCTGGCTACCCGGTATCCGCCATTGTCTGCCATGAAAAAATCCTCGGCCCCATCATCCACTGGCTCATGGGCAAAGCCCTCACTGACCGACATATGGCAGACATTACGCTGGCACGAAAAACTCCATCGAAAGCCGGCATGCGGGAAGCCATCCGACTGGCCGCAGGTCGCATCGGTGACAAAATCGTGGCCGCACCGCTTGCTCGCGGAGCCGGCATGATCACCACCATGACCAAGGCGCAAGCCGTGGCTTATATCCCGGAAGAAGTAGAAGGCGTAGAACAGGGAGACTCCCTGAATGCGGAACTGTTGGTTCCAAAGGATGATCTTAATCGAGTGTTGGTACATGTGGGCAGCCACGACAACACGATCGATCTGCTCGCTAATGAACTTATGGGTTTATCGGTCCCCATGCGTCTGGTCTCCAGCCATGCCGGTTCCATGGGCGGCCTGACCGCACTCAAGGCAGGATCAGCCCTGTTTGCAGGTACACATCTGTTCGACCCGGAAACCGGAGATTTCAACTTCCCGTTTCTTGACCGCTATCTGCCCGATCTGGACGTGACCGTGGTCAACCTCGCCATCCGACATCAAGGTCTCATCGTCGGCAAAGGCAACCCGCTCGGTATTCAGGGTGTAGCCGACTTGACTCGCGAAGACGTGATCTTCATCAACCGTCAACGCGGGGCCGGAACCAGAATTCTTCTGGACCATCACCTCAAGGAAGCAAGCATCAATCCACGTGATGTACAAGGATATGACAACGAAGAGTTCACGCACATGGCCGTAGCCGTCAACATCCTGACCGGCGCAGCTTCCTGCGGTCTGGGCATATTTGCCGCAGCCAAGGCTCTGGACCTCGACTTCGTGCCACTGGCACATGAACGGTATGACCTGATCATTCCCACAGCATACATCAACGATGAGCGCATACAAACGCTCATCGCCACAATCCGCAAGGATGAAGTCAAAGCAAAGATCCAAGATCTCGGCGGATATGAAACTGATTTGACCGGCCTTGAAATGGCGCCGGGCATCGGACTGGGATAA